A single window of Amphiura filiformis chromosome 17, Afil_fr2py, whole genome shotgun sequence DNA harbors:
- the LOC140136861 gene encoding mitochondrial intermembrane space import and assembly protein 40-B-like isoform X2 encodes MKNGKDRIIFVTKEDHGKDPIAEDDYEDEQEGLINEDGSINWDCPCLGGMASGPCGVEFRESFTCFHYSIEEPKGVECVEQFKTLHECMVKYPEYYARTSGKTSDEGLDGDGDGNEEKEEEGESSQSGETETDAGKDNKAL; translated from the exons gGAAGGATCGGATCATCTTTGTGACCAAGGAGGATCATGGGAAGGATCCAATAGCAGAAGATGACTATGAAGATGAACAAGAAG GATTGATCAACGAAGATGGCAGCATCAACTGGGACTGCCCTTGTCTGGGAGGCATGGCTAGCGGGCCTTGCGGAGTGGAATTCAGAGAATCCTTCACCTGTTTTCATTACAGTATCGAAGAACCTAAAGGTGTAGAATGCGTGGAACAATTCAAAACGTTACATGAATGTATGGTTAAATACCCAGAGTATTACGCCAGAACTAGTGGTAAAACATCGGATGAAGGACTTGATGGTGATGGAGATGGTAATgaagagaaggaggaggagggagAGAGTTCTCAAAGTGGAGAGACTGAAACTGATGCGGGTAAAGATAACAAAGCCTTATGA
- the LOC140136861 gene encoding mitochondrial intermembrane space import and assembly protein 40-B-like isoform X1, with the protein MSYCREEGKDRIIFVTKEDHGKDPIAEDDYEDEQEGLINEDGSINWDCPCLGGMASGPCGVEFRESFTCFHYSIEEPKGVECVEQFKTLHECMVKYPEYYARTSGKTSDEGLDGDGDGNEEKEEEGESSQSGETETDAGKDNKAL; encoded by the exons ATGTCTTATTGCAGAGAAGAAG gGAAGGATCGGATCATCTTTGTGACCAAGGAGGATCATGGGAAGGATCCAATAGCAGAAGATGACTATGAAGATGAACAAGAAG GATTGATCAACGAAGATGGCAGCATCAACTGGGACTGCCCTTGTCTGGGAGGCATGGCTAGCGGGCCTTGCGGAGTGGAATTCAGAGAATCCTTCACCTGTTTTCATTACAGTATCGAAGAACCTAAAGGTGTAGAATGCGTGGAACAATTCAAAACGTTACATGAATGTATGGTTAAATACCCAGAGTATTACGCCAGAACTAGTGGTAAAACATCGGATGAAGGACTTGATGGTGATGGAGATGGTAATgaagagaaggaggaggagggagAGAGTTCTCAAAGTGGAGAGACTGAAACTGATGCGGGTAAAGATAACAAAGCCTTATGA